One stretch of Armigeres subalbatus isolate Guangzhou_Male chromosome 2, GZ_Asu_2, whole genome shotgun sequence DNA includes these proteins:
- the LOC134215517 gene encoding mucin-2-like has product MKLEFNKQTCECDIPSQANCSPTATVPTTDTTPTEADATPTVTETSPTEADASPTVTETSATEEDVTPTVTGTTPTEADATPTVTENNPTEADATPTVTETSPTEADATPTVTETSPTEADATPTVTETSPTEADATPTVTETSPTEADATPTVTEASPTEADATPTVTETSPTEADATPTVTETTPTEEDATLTVTETSPTEADATPTVTETSPTEADATPTVTETSPTEEDVTPTVTETSPTEADATPTVTETSPTEADATPTVTETSPTEADATPTVTETSPTEADATPTVTETNPTEADATPTVTETSPTEADATPTVTETSPTEADATPTVTETSPTEADATPTVTETSPTEADATPTVTETSPTEADATPTVTETNPTEADATPTVTETNPTEADATPTVTETNPTEADATPTVTETSPTEADATPTVTETNPTEADATPTVTETSPTEADVTPTVTETSPTEADATPTVTETSPTEADATPTVTETNPTEADATPTVTETSSTEADATPTVTETNPTEADATPTVTETNPTDADASPTVTETKTTPREADATPTVTETTPTEEDVTPTVTETSPTEADATPTVTETNPTEADVTPTVTETSPTEADATPTVTETSPTEADATPTVTETNPTEADATPTVTETSPTEADATPTVTETNPTEADATPTVTETSPTEADATPTVTETNPTEADATPTVTETNPTEADATNTEADATPTVTETNPTEADATPTVTETNPTEADATPTVTETSPTEADATPTVTETNPTEADATPTVTETNPTEADATPTVTETSPTEADATPTVTETTPTEEDVTPTVTETSPTEADATPTVTETSPTEADATPTVTETSPTEADATPTVTETNPTEADATPTVTETSPTEADATPTVTETNPTEADATPTVTETSPTEADATPTVTETNPTEADATPTVTETSPTEADATPTVTETSPTEADATPTVTETSPTEADATPTVTETSPTEADATSTVTETSPTEADATRTVTETSPTEADATPTVTETNPTEADVTPTVTETSPTEADVTPTVTKTSPTEADVTPTVTETSPTEAEATPTVTETNPTEADATPTVTETSPTETDATPTVTETNPTEADATPTVTETNPTEADATPTLTETSPTEADASPTESLTETATQSSIQTSTVTDTTTTITNPSPSPTSSSNQSSTTITSQSTVKPPLAEQIIVAVAKTIEIVDSLSQIFYNYIMED; this is encoded by the exons ATGAAGTTGGAATTTAACAAGCAAACCTGTGAATGTGATATACCAAGCCAGGCAAACTGTTCTCCAACTGCAACGGTACCAACAACTGATACCACCCCAACAGAAGCAGATGCCACCCCCACTGTGACAGAAACCAGTCCAACAGAAGCAGATGCTTCTCCTACTGTGACAGAAACCAGTGCAACAGAAGAAGATGTCACACCTACAGTCACAGGAACCACTCCAACAGAAGCAGATGCCACTCCCACCGTGACAGAAAACAATCCAACAGAAGCAGATGCCACTCCTACTGTGACAGAAACCAGTCCAACAGAAGCAGATGCCACTCCCACTGTGACAGAAACCAGTCCAACAGAAGCAGATGCCACTCCCACTGTGACAGAAACCAGTCCAACAGAAGCAGATGCCACTCCCACTGTGACAGAAACCAGTCCAACAGAAGCAGATGCCACTCCCACGGTGACAGAAGCCAGTCCAACAGAAGCAGATGCCACTCCCACTGTGACAGAAACCAGTCCAACAGAAGCAGATGCCACTCCTACAGTCACAGAAACTACACCAACAGAAGAAGATGCCACTCTCACTGTGACAGAAACCAGTCCAACAGAAGCAGATGCCACTCCCACTGTGACAGAAACCAGTCCAACAGAAGCAGATGCCACTCCTACTGTGACAGAAACCAGTCCAACAGAAGAAGATGTTACACCTACAGTTACAGAAACTAGTCCAACAGAAGCGGATGCCACCCCCACTGTGACAGAAACCAGTCCAACAGAAGCAGATGCCACTCCTACTGTGACAGAAACCAGTCCAACAGAAGCAGATGCCACTCCTACTGTGACAGAAACCAGTCCAACAGAAGCAGATGCCACTCCCACTGTGACAGAAACCAATCCAACAGAAGCAGATGCCACCCCCACTGTGACAGAAACCAGTCCCACAGAAGCAGATGCCACTCCTACTGTTACAGAAACCAGTCCAACAGAAGCAGATGCCACTCCCACTGTGACAGAAACCAGTCCAACAGAAGCAGATGCCACCCCCACTGTTACAGAAACCAGTCCAACAGAAGCAGATGCCACCCCCACTGTTACAGAAACCAGTCCAACAGAAGCAGATGCCACTCCCACTGTGACAGAAACCAATCCAACAGAAGCAGATGCCACCCCCACTGTGACAGAAACCAATCCAACAGAAGCAGATGCCACCCCCACTGTGACAGAAACCAATCCAACAGAAGCAGATGCCACCCCCACTGTTACAGAAACCAGTCCAACAGAAGCAGATGCCACTCCCACTGTGACAGAAACCAATCCAACAGAAGCAGATGCCACTCCTACTGTGACAGAAACCAGTCCAACAGAAGCAGATGTCACTCCTACTGTGACAGAAACCAGTCCAACAGAAGCAGATGCCACTCCCACTGTGACAGAAACCAGTCCAACAGAAGCTGATGCCACCCCCACTGTGACAGAAACCAATCCAACAGAAGCAGATGCCACCCCCACTGTTACAGAAACCAGTTCAACAGAAGCAGATGCCACCCCCACTGTGACAGAAACCAATCCAACAGAAGCAGATGCCACCCCCACTGTGACAGAAACCAATCCAACAGACGCAGATGCCTCCCCCACTGTTACAGAAACCA AAACTACACCAAGAGAAGCAGATGCCACTCCTACAGTCACAGAAACTACACCAACAGAAGAAGATGTTACACCTACAGTTACAGAAACTAGTCCAACAGAAGCAGATGCCACCCCCACTGTGACAGAAACCAATCCAACAGAAGCAGATGTCACTCCCACTGTGACAGAAACCAGTCCAACAGAAGCAGATGCCACTCCTACTGTGACAGAAACCAGTCCAACAGAAGCAGATGCCACCCCCACTGTGACAGAAACCAATCCAACAGAAGCAGATGCCACTCCCACTGTGACAGAAACCAGTCCAACAGAAGCAGATGCCACCCCCACTGTGACAGAAACCAATCCAACAGAAGCAGATGCCACCCCCACTGTTACAGAAACCAGTCCAACAGAAGCAGATGCCACCCCCACTGTGACAGAAACCAATCCAACAGAAGCAGATGCCACCCCCACTGTGACAGAAACCAATCCAACAGAAGCAGATGCCACCAATACAGAAGCAGATGCCACCCCCACTGTGACAGAAACCAATCCAACAGAAGCAGATGCCACCCCCACTGTGACAGAAACCAATCCAACAGAAGCAGATGCCACCCCCACTGTTACAGAAACCAGTCCAACAGAAGCAGATGCCACTCCCACTGTGACAGAAACCAATCCAACAGAAGCAGATGCCACCCCCACTGTGACAGAAACCAATCCAACAGAAGCAGATGCCACCCCCACTGTGACAGAAACCAGTCCAACAGAAGCAGATGCCACTCCTACAGTCACAGAAACTACACCAACAGAAGAAGATGTTACACCTACAGTTACAGAAACTAGTCCAACAGAAGCAGATGCCACCCCCACTGTGACAGAAACCAGTCCAACAGAAGCAGATGCCACTCCTACTGTGACAGAAACCAGTCCAACAGAAGCAGATGCCACTCCCACTGTGACAGAAACCAATCCAACAGAAGCAGATGCCACTCCTACTGTGACAGAAACCAGTCCAACAGAAGCAGATGCCACTCCCACTGTGACAGAAACCAATCCAACAGAAGCAGATGCCACCCCCACTGTGACAGAAACTAGTCCAACAGAAGCAGATGCCACTCCCACTGTGACAGAAACCAATCCAACAGAAGCAGATGCCACTCCCACTGTAACAGAAACCAGTCCAACAGAAGCAGATGCTACACCTACAGTTACAGAAACTAGTCCAACAGAAGCAGATGCCACTCCCACTGTGACAGAAACCAGTCCAACAGAAGCAGATGCCACTCCTACTGTGACAGAAACCAGTCCAACAGAAGCAGATGCCACTTCCACTGTGACAGAAACCAGTCCAACAGAAGCAGATGCCACTCGCACTGTGACAGAAACCAGTCCAACAGAAGCAGATGCCACTCCCACTGTGACAGAAACCAATCCAACAGAAGCAGATGTCACCCCCACTGTAACAGAAACCAGTCCAACAGAAGCAGATGTTACACCTACAGTTACAAAAACTAGTCCAACAGAAGCAGATGTCACTCCTACTGTGACAGAAACCAGTCCAACAGAAGCAGAAGCCACTCCTACTGTGACAGAAACCAATCCAACAGAAGCAGATGCCACCCCCACTGTGACAGAAACCAGTCCAACAGAAACAGATGCCACTCCCACTGTGACAGAAACCAATCCAACAGAAGCAGATGCCACCCCCACTGTGACAGAAACCAATCCAACAGAAGCAGATGCCACCCCCACTCTGACAGAAACTAGTCCAACAGAAGCAGATGCTTCTCCTACTGAATCTTTGACAGAAACTGCTACTCAAAGTAGTATTCAAACTTCCACAGTAACGGATACAACGACAACGATAACGAATCCTTCACCCTCACCAACGTCGTCCTCAAATCAGTCCAGCACTACGATTACTTCACAATCAACTGTGAAACCTCCTCTAGCAGAACAAATCATCGTTGCTGTAGCCAAAACCATCGAAATTGTGGACAGTTTGTCACAAATATTTTACAACTACATTATGGAAGATTAA